The DNA sequence AGATGTCGCTGTGACAGCGGAAAAATCTGCAGAATTTTCTGCTCTGGTTTTCGAAGAACCAGCAGCAGTTCTCCGTCTGATCCTTGAAAAAACTGACATTCTCGTTCTGGTGGCAGGAACAACAGCAGCAATTGCATCTCTTTACAGTTAGGAATGTTTTCTCCAATTGAGTGAGCAGTTTTTGCCTCAAAGgctgaacaaaaagcagccaTTATTTCTCTGATccttgaaaaacaaatttcatatttaaagctgcaattTTAGCTTGAGCCCTAGAAAATATGGCTGCAATTTTATCTCGAGCTGTGGAATGTTTCTTGGTGATTTTCTCTGACCCTCTGCCTGCAGGGTGTTGTGTCTCTACATCATGTTTCTCTGTACGGCTTCTGCCTCTGACTTCTGTCCGGACCGGacgtggaaccatgtctgtgggtgTTTGATGGACCGGCTCTGTCTGGACCGGACGTGGAACCACGTCTGTGGGTGTTTGATGGACCGGCTCTGTCTGGACCGGacgtggaaccatgtctgtgggtgTTTGATGGACCGGCTCTGTCTGGACTAAACGTGGAACCACGTCTGTGGGTGTTTGATGGACCGGCTCTGTCTGGACTAAACATGGAACCACGTCTGTGGGTGTTTGATGGACCGGCTCTGTCTGGACTAAACATGGAACCATGTCTGTCGGTGTTTGATGGACCACAGGTTCTGCTGATGTGCAGGCAGAGTGGGGAGAAAGCTTCAGCCTCTCGCTGACCGGCTGAGATCTGTTAATAATAGATGGGTTGTTCTGCCCTGGGGTTTCCTTACTCAGACAATCTAAGTCTGAGTTGCTGCCGTTATTCTGGTAGAGTAACCTGAGATTTCTGAAGCTTCTGTCTCTGAGTTCTGTCTcgactggaggtggaaccatcTCTGTCGGTGATTCATGGACCACAGGTTCTGCTTGGTCAACCCTGGGTGAACTGGCACTATCATGTCCCAGTGCATATCTGATGAGACGACCAGCTGCTGTCGTGACCCAAGGAACCACAACCAGACCCAACATTAAGATCGGCATGTCGGCAGAAATTGgttgtttaattaatgtttgctgttaatttttttccctatattcaaatattttcttcACAAAGGTGAGAAATAAGTTTGTTATGTTGATTCTTGAGTGGATCTTTCTGTGTAGCTCGGAGAGGAGTCTGCGCTGAAATGAGCTCCAGCGGGCTTTCAATGCctttatataggcctatatgatGCAATTGTCTTTTGATGGCACAGATCAAAGGACAATTACATCATAGGTTTTACCAGTAAATGACAGCAGGTGTGTTTCAgtcatttagttttaaaaaatgctaaaGGTGCGAAATGTTGTGAATGACTAGTAAGGTTTGATACTTTATTTATCAttctattaaaacaaaaataaagtttgttgccCCTTCATTCTACATGTACAGAACTTAACatataataattaaatgtgtattaaaatattgtaacatataaaataaaacaacatttaaaaataaaacaatctagTTATTTAGCCATGGCTGCACGTATCCACCCCAAACATTCCgctgtgcattttttaaattttgcgTCGGggttgaatgtaaacagcagccaCGAGACATTAAGATGGTTTCATCTTAACATTAAAAAGTATGAAATGTGGAAAAAACATGCCACCCAATGTGAAGGTGTTGCTGAAAAGTTGAGTGAGAAAATATTACAGGCTTTTCTGTTGTGCTGTTGTTACTTATACCTGCAGACCGCAGTGAGGAGCAGGAGTGGATTGTAGCCTGTAAGCTGCAAATGagtaaaataaaggtttttggCAACTTTTCACATTCCTTTTTTTAACTTATCTAGTCTGTTTGaagcattttgcttcattaaccaaAATGCGCTGTCTTCCAGGCTGTGTGCGCGCAGTTACGCAGGAGAGCTCTGGTCTCCTTTGTTTTACAAAGAGACGGGCAATTGTCACAGATATGAAcgagctgggcagatgcaaacatatcttttcagtttaagacTTTATTGTTCTGCTAATACAACTGAAACCAAAAGAAGTTACTACAGGAACGTGTGGTATAGTACCACAGGAACATGAGGTACAAATACCACAGAAATTTTATGGTATTTTACCACAGGAAAGATAGCAGGTCTGTTCCTGTGTTAGGAGGGAGGCACGTGTCTCCTTTAGGTAGAGAGGGATCGTGATCTAGTAAGTTCCTGTACTTGTGCTTCACGGACGGAAGCTGCGTGAGGCCGCACACCCTTCTACGGCGACACGCCAATCCAACCGGGGTGTCCGCAGCCAGGGCCAGAAGCTGAACGGAGTGTGTCTGTGGCGCTTCATGATCTACGGGAGATTCCATGTCCGCTCCCCACAGGGGGGGTCTTGTCGTCAGGCCCGGGGCAGAAGTTTTAAGTTTATACATTTCTGATGCATGTTGTCTTGTCAAGCGTTTTGTGTCTTAGTCTTATTATAAGTTATCTTAAATAGGTTTTAGTAAATTGACTCCCGTTAGAGATGTCCCTTTGTAAAGCAGGCAACCCCTTGCTGGTGGTAAAGGGTGCCCTCTGCTATTGGTAGAAGTGGTTCTGACCAGCTTGTGGTCCAACAGCAGAACCAGCGCTCGGACCGGGTCAGGCAGTGAGTCTTCATCCTTGACATTACCGAAACCAGAAAACCCTGTGAGGTTTATAACAACGTGAGTTTCTGTGATCTTCTGAGGGCCGATAAACTCGATGCCCTCATCGTTCACATGAGCAACTGACACGAACTCACATCCACCTGTGGAGCGGATCTCACAGTGTGGGAGATGAAGCTGACACACAGTCTGCTGCAGACATCTGATGTCAAACAGGCTGCTTGTGGTGTCGGGCCAGTAGCCTCCTGTTCCAGGGGACAATCCTGTAAACCACGtccccttctccctccagcaGGCCTGTCACACTGCACTGGTACAGGCCTGGGCAGGAGCACTGGAATCTGTAGGTTTCATCGttttcatcaacagtgatatCAGGGGTGAACTCGTCACAGCTGGATTTGAACAGCATGTCAGGTAAGCTTGATCTCTTCTTCCTTGCAGACACTTGAGTCCTGGAAGAATGCAGAGCTTTCTAGTGGATGTGGACGGCCAGCATAACATGATTCtgtgcattttgtatttatggcTGCAGTGTGTAGGCTAGGCTGTATAAAATGAAGCCTATATGCTTACAATACAGGAGAAGATATAGTGTGACACACTGTTGGcagatttaatgttttcttaTCAATTCCTACATTATTTTGGGATAAGCAGAGAACATGAAAATTATCAAGTTATTAGTTCATGCATAAATGCTTATACCATACCTTTAAAAACAAGAGTAGAGATAATAACCACTCTGTTTATGGGCAGTGAGGTTTGTTAGTGTAGTTTTTACACCTTTCTCATGATGAAATGATATGTGATGTGAAAAGCAATGCTTTTGATGAATTTGGATTGTTTTCAAAGGGTAGCCTATTTTAGTAAGGTCCACCTCAGTTTTCTAACCCATGGTCTTATTTTGTCtatgtactgtacattcacTGCTGTCCTCCTTTGTGAAAGTAAATCTGCTGTCTAAACTCAATTCTGTTTGAAACAGGAAGCCTGTGCAAAACTACATGCTCAATCAGGGATGATAGTTGAGTTGCAAAAGATGTAAAAACTATTTCTGCCCCACATCTCTCTCTACTTCTgtgcatgtttatttacaataagtagaagaaggggaaaaaaaggaaaaacctAGTTTGAAACTGTTAAACAAGCTCTCATCGCTTTACCATCCCCCTCTGTCTGCTCATCTGCTATTTTTCTTGAAGACCAGGAAAATGCACGATCGTTGAGGAACAAAAGCAGGAGGTCTCATCACCGGAAGACTGGAACTGACCATAAAGTGGAACAGAGAGATCCTATGATTCTGATCCAGCAACCAGTGATTCAACACAGGATAAACATGAAAGAGTAAGTTTCAGTTACTGCATTTTTACAGACCCATTCTAAGATAATTATTGCACTTGTGCTGCACCACACCACACCTCAATATAGAAACCACTTGCCACTAATGTAGCATAGTCTaccgcgacccgatcccggataagcggatgaagatggatggatggtagcATAGTCTGCAAAGGAGTGTGGATGATGACATGCAGATTgaacttttaaataaaacaggatTGACACCagtcctttgtttgtttgttcagctATGCGGTTAGCTACAACAAAGGTCAATGTATCTTATATGTAAACTGCAGATATGCTGATGGAAATGGGTAAAcggttttaaattaaattccacATTAACTGAAAATGCATATCTAAAACATCTGCGGAGGCGTATGGTGTTTTAATCACATGTAATCTTATCTAAACATGATTGTTTAGATAAGATAATGCACAAACAAATATATGGTAAtaatcatgttttgtttttttcatttaattattaacAGACAGGAGAACCAAGCAGGCAATCAAGACTAGCCCCTGCTGAGATGAGTGACACAGATTACACCTGTCAATCCACGAACAGGCTTGGATCTGAAGACGATTGTTTAATTCCTGCGTCAAATCAAGATGCGGACCAGTTGTTCAGTAAAGAGTCGGATTCCCATCTTGCCCTTGCCATCCATGCATCTCTTGAAGATTTTGGAGTTCAGTTTGGACCCATCTCTGGTCATGATGCTGATGATCAAGACTCCACTCTTCCCTGGAATCCGCATGACCTCAAAACAATGCAGGGTACAGTACAACCCCAATTCCAATGAAGTTGGGACGTTgtgtaaaacataaatataaccagaatacaaaaaacaaaaccagaaaCAACCTATGTTCAATTGAATACATTaaaaagacaagatatttaatgttcaaactgataaactttatgggtttttgcaaatattcactcactttaaATTTTATGCCTGCAACACGTTCCAAAAAAGCTGGGACAGGCGcatgtttactgtgttacttcacctttccttttaacaaCACTCAAGAAGCGTTTGGGAACTGAGGACACTAATTGTTGAAGCTTTGTAGGTGGAATTCTTTCCCATTCTTACTTGATGTATTTACTTAATTTGCTCAACAGTCCGGGGTCTCCATTGTCGTATTTTGCTCTTCATAATGCGCCACACATTTTCCATGGGAGACAGGTCTGGACTGCAGGCATGCCAGTCTAGTACCCGCACTCTTTTACTACGAAGCCACGCTGGCGTGACACGTGCAAAATGTGGCTTCGCATTGTCTTGCGGAAATAAATGTCAGCATATGTTGCTCCAAAACCTGTATGTACCTTTCAGCATTAACGGCGCCTTCAC is a window from the Micropterus dolomieu isolate WLL.071019.BEF.003 ecotype Adirondacks linkage group LG20, ASM2129224v1, whole genome shotgun sequence genome containing:
- the LOC123958748 gene encoding uncharacterized protein LOC123958748, which produces MPILMLGLVVVPWVTTAAGRLIRYALGHDSASSPRVDQAEPVVHESPTEMVPPPVETELRDRSFRNLRLLYQNNGSNSDLDCLSKETPGQNNPSIINRSQPVSERLKLSPHSACTSAEPVVHQTPTDMVPCLVQTEPVHQTPTDVVPCLVQTEPVHQTPTDVVPRLVQTEPVHQTPTDMVPRPVQTEPVHQTPTDVVPRPVQTEPVHQTPTDMVPRPVRTEVRGRSRTEKHDVETQHPAGRGSEKITKKHSTARDKIAAIFSRAQAKIAALNMKFVFQGSEK